Below is a window of Vibrio gazogenes DNA.
AGATTACTGGATGTCTTTTGTAATCCGTTCACATTGTTAATCGCTGTATTGAGCAGTTCACCAAAGTCAGCACTCACTGACTGCCCGGTTGATGTCGTTGGTTTACCACTGGCTTCCTGTATCATTGACTGCATTTCAGTCTGTAATCCATCTAGTCTCATAAGTTTCCCCCCGATAGCCAAATCTTTGACTCGTATAACCGTTGCTTATCTCTTATCCAGCAATTAGTGTGCCATTTGATAAATAACATTTACCCCGGAATATCAATCCCTGCATCTCTCATCTTCGCCAATTTATAGCGCAAGGTTCTCGGACTAATACCCAGGCGCTCAGCCATCTCTTTCCGCCGACCCTTACAGGCAATCAAGGTTTCCAGAATAATAGAATATTCCTGGTCGCGAAGCTCACCTCCCAAATCGGAAATACTCGACTGATGGCTGTTCATCTCACTGTGAGCCACAGTTTTGACAGTCGGAGGTTCAACCAATTGTGATGTTGAGCGCGGCTGATCGTTTTCAACTAACTTTTGTAAACTGCCGGCATCCTTCCAGTCAACCCCTTCCAAGAGGATATGTTCTTCGTCAATATTGCCATTCTCACTCAAAATCAAAGCTCTCTGAATAACATTATCCAGTTCACGAACGTTGCCGGGCCACGGATAAGAGAGTAGTTTTTCAACGGCTGATGTTGCGATCCGGGGCATTGCGATACCAAGTTTTTTACAGTGACGCTCAACCAGATGCTGTGCCAAAGGTTTTATGTCATCCTGACGCTCTCGCAGCGCTGGCCATGAAATTGGGAAAACGTTCAGGCGATAGTATAAATCTTCGCGAAATTCACCTTCCTGAACATAACTTTTTAAATCGCGGTTACTGGTCGCAAGCACTCTGACATCCAACTGAATACTTTTACGGCTACCCAGACGTTCTACTTCTCTTTCCTGTAGCACCCGCAACAGCTTCGCCTGGAGGTTCAAATCCATTTCACTGATTTCATCGAGTAGAATAGTCCCGCCTTGTGCTTGTTCAAATTTTCCGGGACAAGCTTGGATAGCGCCGGTGAAAGCCCCTTTCTCATAACCAAACAGAGTCGCTTCCAGCATATTATCCGGAATCGCAGCACAGTTGATTGCGATGAAAGGACCATCTTTACGCAATGAAGCGTTGTGAATGTAGCGAGACATCACCTCTTTCCCGGAACCACTCGGTCCGAGAATCATGACATTTGCGTCAGTTTTAGCAACTTTCTCCGCTAAAGCGAGTAATTTTACACTTTTCTCATCAGCAACAACCGCATCACCATTGTCATCAGATTTGACCGGCGCATAACGGCTGACCATATTCAGCAACACTTCAGGCGCAAATGGCTTCGCCATATAATCAATGGCACCTTCT
It encodes the following:
- a CDS encoding sigma-54-dependent transcriptional regulator, yielding MAQSKVLIVEDDEGLREALVDTLALAGYEWVEADCAEDALVKLKSEGVDIVVSDVQMAGMGGLALLRNIKQHWPNLPVLLMTAYANIEDAVAAMKEGAIDYMAKPFAPEVLLNMVSRYAPVKSDDNGDAVVADEKSVKLLALAEKVAKTDANVMILGPSGSGKEVMSRYIHNASLRKDGPFIAINCAAIPDNMLEATLFGYEKGAFTGAIQACPGKFEQAQGGTILLDEISEMDLNLQAKLLRVLQEREVERLGSRKSIQLDVRVLATSNRDLKSYVQEGEFREDLYYRLNVFPISWPALRERQDDIKPLAQHLVERHCKKLGIAMPRIATSAVEKLLSYPWPGNVRELDNVIQRALILSENGNIDEEHILLEGVDWKDAGSLQKLVENDQPRSTSQLVEPPTVKTVAHSEMNSHQSSISDLGGELRDQEYSIILETLIACKGRRKEMAERLGISPRTLRYKLAKMRDAGIDIPG
- the fliE gene encoding flagellar hook-basal body complex protein FliE; amino-acid sequence: MRLDGLQTEMQSMIQEASGKPTTSTGQSVSADFGELLNTAINNVNGLQKTSSNLQTRFDRGDEGVSLSDVMIARNKASVAFDATVQVRNKLVDAYKELMNMPV